From the Purpureocillium takamizusanense chromosome 6, complete sequence genome, one window contains:
- a CDS encoding uncharacterized protein (COG:S~EggNog:ENOG503NYDB) yields the protein MAGAPESDDGGGDGHGESGLHGYQFTFQAPHRGDGTHTDPRTGQRREMSESLSESVQNFPVEFGRTYHAYRAGSYAFPNDAPEQERLALQAEALRKLFDNRLYFAPLTERPPPRTVLDVATGVGDWAIQMGDRFPNSEIIGTDLSPIQPEHVPPNVSFYVEDSSDPWEYSNKFDYIHTRVTAGCWSSFESQIAQQAFDYLEPGGWFESQELDSTVACDDGTLDPDSALARWFQDIAAAGESLNRSSVVGASLKEMYQRVGFVDVQQRIFRLPINGWAKDEKLRELGQMWEKNILSGLSGFSYRLFNCVYGRSPAEIEVSLVDVRQDVSNPQIHAYMPFYVVWGRKPYPGEGPNSTPKFQ from the exons atggccggcgcaCCCGAGTCTGATGATGGCGGAGGTGACGGGCATGGCGAGTCGGGCCTCCATGGCTATCAGTTTACGTTCCAAGCTCCGCATCGGGGCGATGGAACGCACACTGAT CCGCGGACGGGGCAGAG aagagaaaTGTCCGAGTCGTTATCCGAGAGCGTGCAGAATTTTCCAGTCGAATTTGGTCGCACTTACCATGCGTATAGGGCAGGGT CGTACGCGTTTCCCAACGATGCCCCTGAGCAGGAGCGGCTGGCTCTGCAAGCAGAGGCTCTTAGGAAGCTTTTCGATAACAGGCTGTACTTTGCGCCCCTGACGGAgaggccgccaccgcggacCGTTCTCGACGTGGCaacgggcgtcggcgactgGGCGATTCAGATGGGCGACCGCTTCCCTAACTCGGAGATTATCGGCACCGACCTCTCCCCTATCCAACCGGAGCATGTGCCCCCAAACGTTAGTTTCTATGTTGAAGATTC ATCGGACCCATGGGAGTACTCGAACAAGTTTGACTACATCCATACACGCGTCACTGCAGGCTGTTGGTCATCGTTCGAGAGTCAAATCGCTCAACAGGCCTTTGACTATCTTGAGCCAGGTGGCTGGTTTGAGTCACAGGAGCTTGACAGCACGGTTgcctgcgacgacggcaccctGGATCCAGATTCTGCACTGGCGAGATGGTTCCAGGACATAGCGGCCGCGGGAGAGTCGTTGAATCGTTCTAGTGTGGTTGGTGCATCGCTCAAGGAGATGTATCAGCGCGTAGGATTCGTCGACGTCCAACAGCGAATCTTCAGACTGCCAATCAACGGATGGGCCAAGGACGAAAAACTTAGGGAGCTGGGGCAGATGTGGGAGAAGAACATACTTTCCGGCCTTAGCGGGTTTTCGTATCGGCTCTTCAACTGTGTGTACGGAAGGAGTCCTGCGGAAATCGAG GTGTCGTTGGTCGACGTTCGACAAGATGTTTCGAATCCGCAAATACACGCCTATATGCCATTCTACGTTGTCTGGGGCCGCAAGCCTTACCCCGGCGAAGGCCCTAATTCGACACCGAAATTTCAATAG
- a CDS encoding uncharacterized protein (COG:Z~EggNog:ENOG503NUHP): MAPAGGGNIKVVVRVRPFNGREIDRGSRCIVTMRDNQTVLTPPDGHGGKAAKDLANKTFAFDRSYWSFNKDDSSYAGQSNLFDDLGKPLLDNAFQGYNNCIFAYGQTGSGKSYSMMGYGKEVGIIPNICQEMFRRIDGIQLDDPTTKCTVEVSYLEIYNERVRDLLNPSTKGNLKVREHPSTGPYVEDLAKLVVGSFQEIENLMDEGNKARTVAATNMNETSSRSHAVFTLMLTQKKHDLETKMEMEKVAKISLVDLAGSERATSTGATGARLKEGAEINRSLSTLGRVIAALADLSTGKKKKGTSQVPYRDSVLTWLLKDSLGGNSMTAMIAAISPADINYDETLSTLRYADSAKRIKNHAVINEDANARMIRELKEELALLRSKLGGGATVGGIPGAPPDEVYDDGTPLEKQMVSITGPDGTIKKVSKADIAEQLSQSEKLLTDLNQTWEQKLQKTEEIHKEREAALEELGISIEKGFIGLHTPKKMPHLVNLSDDPLLAECLVYNLKPGTTTVGNVDTNADHQANIRLNGTRILHDHCTFENAADGTVTVIPSEGASVMVNGKRITEPKHLHSGYRVILGDFHIFRFNHPMEARAERAEVGQSLLRQSITASQLLDRVSSPSPGARPGHERSTSKTSEAGDSRPASPAPFLRNGRESDWSLARREAAGAILGTDQNFASLTDEELNALFEEVQRVRAERVNGRDDGDDSESATSYQLREKYLSTGTIDNFSLDTVLTMPSTPKQGEAEDRLKEVREEMQTQLEKQKEEFQEQLKAAEAANVEVEEIRKEKVKMESALKELKEDMQKQLVIQRKQFEEKMEKLDPLKRPRPSPRLSEAEIERAKGVVKTWRSRHFVKMAEAVLQNASILKEAQIMSNELNETVVFQFAVVDMGHALCSSYDMVLNGLTAEGDDVALEEAQKPCIGVRVVDYRHSVVHLWSLEKLYDRVRQMRQMHQYLDQPEYAQHLSLDNPFVETCMPAYTLVGEADVPLKAVFESRVQDFSLDVLSPYTSHAIGIVKLSLEPSHARAPTNTLKFNVVMHELVGFAEREGTEVHAQLFIPGVSEEDGVTTTQMIQDFDEGPIRFESVHNMSVPLFAPQDVTLRVAIFAHVSAMHLDKLLSWDDIRDASPTGDNTRGTRINESQFFTQEKHDLLARVQIMELSEIGEYQPVEVTQTSELDTGTFQLHQGLQRRIGINLSHSSGEALPWGDVTAVRVGKIRLVDSAGKTPDMGANDPDVALKLSSNPIFRDNPNGTRSITIYAQWDSSLHNSLLLDRVTADKYRVQMTIHWEISSDKLAEPMKFAQKVCAQILSRNFVRQTSVFTSLFQNIRFVRSSTGIFTLTMRPAPIKRVGDLWRMSSQHDYIKGEENLTSWTPRGVSLVSDFILSKKKRRRIAEIGVMQATLSKMGIDPTVLRPEDGAEGADDEPAAPETKPIIVPDDDDDLLNDTPDTSQAPSNDEDEDDGDAPDPQEEDTIKVDCAAAADGTATPTEKSEYSEHQAALLERCVKLWAKYPDPLLSILSPANTAPPANGIAPESALPPSLVATVIRVPKNPKVLRGGYLLVPSADSTRWVKRFVELRRPYLHIHSATDGDEVALVSLRNSRVDSQPGVLGMLHGPAHDHQYDPSSPHQERHGTTGPDFTPGHRRTSSGRVISTIWTGTGGGGSGGDGGAATAQPGLQRLSERMQSAVFAIYGTDNTWLFAARSERDKMDWIFRIDQTYLSSNSESNPNSGVMSPQQHQYHHHHHQGGGASGQYY, encoded by the exons atggcgccggccggAGGCGGCAACAtcaaggtggtggtgagggtgcGGCCCTTCAATGGGAGAG AAATCGATCGCGGGTCAAGATGCATCGTCACCATGAGAGACAACCAGACGGTCCTGACACCCCCGGACGGACACGggggcaaggccgccaaggatCTCGCCAACAAGACCTTTGCCTTTGACAGGTCGTACTGGTCCTTCAACAAGGACGACTCGAGCTACGCCGGCCAGTCCAACCTCTTTGACGACCTCGGAAAGCCTCTGCTCGACAACGCCTTCCAGGGCTACAACAATTGCATCTTCGCCTACGGCCAGACCGGCTCCGGCAAGTCCTACTCCATGATGGGCTACGGCAAGGAGGTGGGCATTATCCCCAACATTTGCCAGGAAATGTTTCGTCGAATCGACGGcatccagctcgacgaccccACGACAAAGTGCACTGTCGAAGTCTCCTATCTCGAAATCTACAACGAGCGCGTCCGCGACCTGCTCAACCCCTCCACCAAGGGCAACCTCAAGGTCCGAGAGCACCCCTCCACGGGGCCCtacgtcgaggacctcgccaAGCTTGTCGTTGGCAGCTTCCAAGAGATTGAAAACCTCATGGACGAGGGAAACAAGGCCAGGACCGTAGCCGCGACCAACATGAACGAGACGTCGAGTCGAAGTCACGCCGTCTTCACCCTTATGCTCACGCAAAAGAAGCACGACCTCGAGACCAAGATGGAGATGGAAAAGGTCGCCAAGATCAGCCTCGTCGATTTGGCTGGTTCCGAGAGAgccacgtcgacgggcgcgacgggTGCCCGGTTGAAGGAAGGTGCCGAGATCAACCGATCCCTCTCCACGCTCGGGCGTGTCATTGCGGCCCTTGCCGACTTGTCGACCgggaaaaagaagaagggcaCCAGCCAAGTCCCGTACCGAGACAGTGTCTTGACGTGGCTGCTCAAAGACTCTCTGGGCGGCAACAGCATGACCGCCATGATAGCAGCCATCAGCCCAGCAGACATCAACTACGACGAGACGTTGAGTACGCTGCGATATGCCGATTCCGCGAAGCGCATCAAGAACCACGCCGTAATCAATGAAGATGCCAACGCTCGCATGATACGagagctcaaggaggagctcgcccTACTCAGGAGCAAGCTCGGTGGCGGTGCGACCGTGGGCGGCATCCCCGGCGCCCCGCCAGACGAGGtctacgacgacggcacgccCCTGGAGAAGCAGATGGTCAGCATCACGGGCCCCGACGGGACCATCAAGAAGGTCTCCAAGGCCGACATTGCGGAGCAGCTCAGTCAAagcgagaagctgctcacCGATCTGAATCAGACCTGGGAGCAGAAGCTGCAAAAGACCGAGGAGATTCACAAGGAACGCGAGGCAGCCTTGGAAGAGCTCGGCATAAGCATCGAAAAGGGTTTCATCGGCCTGCACACGCCCAAGAAGATGCCCCATCTTGTCAACTTGTCAGATGACCCTTTGCTTGCTGAATGCCTGGTCTACAATCTCAAGCCCGGGACAACGACCGTGGGCAATGTCGACACCAACGCCGACCACCAAGCAAACATACGTCTCAACGGGACGAGGATTCTCCACGATCACTGCACCTTTGAGAATGCCGCAGACGGAACCGTGACCGTCATTCCCTCCGAAGGCGCGTCGGTCATGGTGAATGGGAAGCGGATCACGGAACCCAAGCACCTGCACTCTGGGTACCGAGTTATCCTGGGCGACTTTCACATCTTCCGGTTCAATCACCCAATGGAAGCGAGGGCCGAGAGAGCGGAAGTCGGCCAGAGCCTGTTGAGGCAATCGATaacggccagccagctcttGGATCGGGTATCATCTCCCAGTCCGGGGGCTCGGCCGGGCCACGAGCGATCGACTAGCAAGACGTCAGAGGCCGGCGACTCGCGCCCGGCGTCCCCCGCCCCTTTTCTTCGCAATGGGAGGGAATCTGACTGGTCACTTGCGCGGAGGGAGGCAGCCGGGGCCATTCTTGGCACCGATCAAAACTTTGCCAGCctgacggacgaggagctgaACGCTCTGTTCGAGGAGGTCCAGCGGGTGCGTGCCGAGCGAGTCAACGGccgcgatgacggcgacgactcggaATCCGCCACGTCATACCAACTTCGTGAGAAGTACTTGTCCACGGGAACGATCGATAACTTTTCCCTTGACACCGTCCTGACCatgccatcgacgccgaaaCAGGGCGAAGCCGAGGACAGACTCAAAGAGGTACGCGAGGAGATGCAAACTCAGCTCGAGAAGCAGAAGGAGGAGTTCCaggagcagctcaaggcggCTGAAGCTGCTAACGTCGAAGTCGAGGAAATTCGCAAGGAAAAGGTCAAAATGGAATCGGCCCtgaaggagctcaaggaAGACATGCAGAAGCAACTCGTCATTCAGCGCAAGCAGTTCGAGGAGAAGATGGAAAAGCTGGATCCCCTcaagaggccgaggccgagcccgaggctGTCAGAAGCAGAAATTGAACGCGCCAAGGGCGTCGTCAAGACGTGGCGGAGCCGACACTTTGTCAAGATGGCCGAGGCTGTTCTCCAGAATGCCTCGATCCTGAAGGAGGCGCAGATTATGAGCAACGAACTCAACGAGACGGTGGTGTTCCAGTTTGCCGTCGTGGACATGGGGCACGCTCTGTGCTCGTCGTACGACATGGTCCTGAATGGCTtgacggccgagggcgatgacgtGGCATTAGAAGAGGCCCAAAAGCCGTGTATCGGCGTTCGGGTCGTCGACTACAGGCACTCCGTGGTTCACCTCTGGAGCTTGGAGAAGCTTTATGACCGGGTCCGGCAGATGCGCCAGATGCACCAGTACCTCGATCAGCCCGAGTATGCGCAGCACCTCAGCCTCGATAACCCCTTTGTGGAGACTTGCATGCCGGCGTACACGctggtgggcgaggcggatgTGCCGCTCAAGGCGGTCTTTGAGAGCCGCGTCCAGGACTTTTCGCTGGACGTGCTTTCGCCGTACACGTCGCACGCCATTGGCATCGTTAAGCTGTCCTTGGAGCCTtcgcacgcccgcgccccgaCGAATACGCTCAAGTTCAACGTCGTCATGCATgagctcgtcggcttcgCCGAGCGGGAGGGTACGGAGGTGCATGCCCAGCTCTTCATCCCTGGCGTTTcagaagaagatggcgtcACGACCACGCAGATGATCCAGGACTTTGACGAAGGGCCTATCCGATTCGAAAGCGTCCACAACATGAGCGTCCCGCTGTTTGCGCCACAGGATGTCACCTTGAGGGTGGCCATCTTCGCTCACGTCTCTGCGATGCATCTGGATAAGCTCCTGAGCTGGGACGACATCAGGGATGCGAGCCCCACTGGCGACAATACCAGGGGGACGCGGATCAACGAGTCTCAATTCTTCACTCAGGAGAAGCACGACCTTCTAGCCCGCGTGCAGATCATGGAGCTCAGCGAGATCGGTGAGTACCAGCCGGTCGAGGTCACGCAGACGAGCGAGCTCGACACGGGGACCTTTCAGCTCCATCAGGGCTTGCAACGGCGCATCGGCATCAACCTCTCGCATAGCtccggcgaggcgctgccgtGGGGGGACGTCACGGCGGTGCGAGTCGGCAAGATTCGGCTGGTCGACTCGGCGGGCAAGACCCCCGACATGGGCGCCAACGACCCCGACGTCGCGCTGAAGCTGTCTTCAAACCCAATCTTCCGGGACAACCCAAACGGCACGAGGAGCATCACCATCTATGCCCAGTGGGACTCTAGCTTGCACAACTCGCTGCTACTCGACAGGGTGACGGCGGATAAGTACCGCGTGCAAATGACGATCCACTGGGAGATCAGCTCCGACAAGTTGGCAGAGCCCATGAAGTTTGCCCAGAAGGTCTGCGCCCAGATCCTCTCGCGCAACTTTGTGCGTCAGACGTCCGTGTTCACGTCGCTATTCCAGAATATCCGGTTCGTCAGGTCGTCCACCGGCATCTTCACCCTGACCATGAGGCCTGCGCCCATCAAACGTGTCGGCGACCTGTGGCGGATGAGCAGCCAGCACGACTACATCAAGGGCGAGGAGAACCtgacgagctggacgccgCGGGGTGTATCCCTTGTCAGCGACTTCATCCtgtccaagaagaagcggaggcgcatcgccgagatCGGTGTCATGCAGGCGACGCTGAGCAAGATGGGCATCGACCCGACCGTCCTGCGGCCCGAAGACGGGGCCGAGGGGGCGGATGAcgagccagcagcgcctgagACAAAACCCATCATCGtcccggacgacgacgacgatctcCTCAACGACACACCGGACACGTCTCAGGCCCCGtccaacgacgaggacgaggacgacggcgacgccccgGACCCCCAGGAGGAAGACACCATCAAGGTAGactgtgccgccgccgccgacggcaccgcgacgcccacggaGAAGTCCGAGTACAGCGAGCACCAAGCCGCGCTCCTGGAGCGATGCGTCAAGCTATGGGCCAAGTACCCGGATCCGCTGCTGAGCATCCTCAGCCCGGCgaacacggcgccgccggccaacGGCATCGCGCCCGAGTCGGCCCTCCCACcgagcctcgtcgccaccgtcATTCGCGTGCCCAAGAACCCAAAGGTGCTCAGGGGCGGGTACCTGCTCGTGCCCAGCGCCGACTCGACGCGCTGGGTCAAGCGCttcgtcgagctgcgccggccgTACCTGCACATCCACTCAgccaccgacggcgacgaggtggcgCTCGTGAGCCTGCGCAACTCGCGCGTCGACAGCCAGCCCGGCGTGCTCGGCATGCTCCACGGGCCGGCCCACGACCACCAGTACGacccctcgtcgccgcaccAGGAGCGTCATGGAACGACGGGGCCCGACTTCACGCCGGGCCACCGACGTACCTCCTCGGGCAGGGTCATCTCGACCATCTGGAcgggcaccggcggcggcggtagtggtggtgatggtggtgctgccaCAGCCCAGCCGGGCCTGCAGCGCCTTAGCGAGCGGATGCAGTCGGCCGTGTTCGCCATCTACGGGACGGACAACACGTGGctcttcgccgcccgcagcgaGCGCGATAAGATGGACTGGATCTTCCGCATCGACCAGACCTACCTGTCCTCCAACAGCGAGAGCAACCCCAACAGCGGCGTCATGAGCCCCCAGCAGCATcagtaccaccaccaccaccaccaaggcggtggcgcgaGCGGCCAGTACTATTGA
- a CDS encoding uncharacterized protein (COG:S~EggNog:ENOG503NYDB), translating to MSESLSESVQNFPVEFGRTYHAYRAGSYAFPNDAPEQERLALQAEALRKLFDNRLYFAPLTERPPPRTVLDVATGVGDWAIQMGDRFPNSEIIGTDLSPIQPEHVPPNVSFYVEDSSDPWEYSNKFDYIHTRVTAGCWSSFESQIAQQAFDYLEPGGWFESQELDSTVACDDGTLDPDSALARWFQDIAAAGESLNRSSVVGASLKEMYQRVGFVDVQQRIFRLPINGWAKDEKLRELGQMWEKNILSGLSGFSYRLFNCVYGRSPAEIEVSLVDVRQDVSNPQIHAYMPFYVVWGRKPYPGEGPNSTPKFQ from the exons aTGTCCGAGTCGTTATCCGAGAGCGTGCAGAATTTTCCAGTCGAATTTGGTCGCACTTACCATGCGTATAGGGCAGGGT CGTACGCGTTTCCCAACGATGCCCCTGAGCAGGAGCGGCTGGCTCTGCAAGCAGAGGCTCTTAGGAAGCTTTTCGATAACAGGCTGTACTTTGCGCCCCTGACGGAgaggccgccaccgcggacCGTTCTCGACGTGGCaacgggcgtcggcgactgGGCGATTCAGATGGGCGACCGCTTCCCTAACTCGGAGATTATCGGCACCGACCTCTCCCCTATCCAACCGGAGCATGTGCCCCCAAACGTTAGTTTCTATGTTGAAGATTC ATCGGACCCATGGGAGTACTCGAACAAGTTTGACTACATCCATACACGCGTCACTGCAGGCTGTTGGTCATCGTTCGAGAGTCAAATCGCTCAACAGGCCTTTGACTATCTTGAGCCAGGTGGCTGGTTTGAGTCACAGGAGCTTGACAGCACGGTTgcctgcgacgacggcaccctGGATCCAGATTCTGCACTGGCGAGATGGTTCCAGGACATAGCGGCCGCGGGAGAGTCGTTGAATCGTTCTAGTGTGGTTGGTGCATCGCTCAAGGAGATGTATCAGCGCGTAGGATTCGTCGACGTCCAACAGCGAATCTTCAGACTGCCAATCAACGGATGGGCCAAGGACGAAAAACTTAGGGAGCTGGGGCAGATGTGGGAGAAGAACATACTTTCCGGCCTTAGCGGGTTTTCGTATCGGCTCTTCAACTGTGTGTACGGAAGGAGTCCTGCGGAAATCGAG GTGTCGTTGGTCGACGTTCGACAAGATGTTTCGAATCCGCAAATACACGCCTATATGCCATTCTACGTTGTCTGGGGCCGCAAGCCTTACCCCGGCGAAGGCCCTAATTCGACACCGAAATTTCAATAG